In the Lytechinus variegatus isolate NC3 chromosome 17, Lvar_3.0, whole genome shotgun sequence genome, TGAACCCTAAGTACTTTTAGATCGCCACCCTAGACGTGCAGTTTTCAACCTAAAGGGGGTGCTGCTATTGCATCATCctctaggggttcaatttttttacctttatcTCTTAGTGTGTATTCAATAGAAATATAACATTATTGTGAAGTTCATAAGTTTTgaggtttcatttttttagtctGTAAATATAGTCCGTTATGTCAAGGAACTCCgataaatgttttttattactattattaacaGCTATTCGTTTGCAGCCTTGGAATGTTACATCCATTCAGTCTCCTAATAGGCTTCAGCACCCGTATTTCTACTACAACAATATCAACATACGATGGTTCATAAGTGTTCCTCCTGCATATCAAGTAAGACTTAACTTCACCCGATTGTCAACCCAGAATGATCATGACTTCGTTTACGTGAGGGATGGATGGACATCGGACTATACAAGTTCAACACAACTTGCATCTCTATCTGGATATTCTTCAAGACCAGATGACATCATATCTAATGGGTCATATCTGTGGGTTCAGTTTACAAGCATGACAAGTGATGAACAGAATAGAGGTGCAGGATTCAGAGCTAACCTGATTTCTGAATTACGTGGTAAGTATATGTGATTTACAAGTACTAACCAAATATCAAGGTATGATAGCACAATCCCCTAACTGGTAGCAGGGAAGATAATGTCAATTGAACAAGTGTAATTGTCCGTCTACTGGTCTATGTCGAATATTGAACGATTACTTgcaattaaatataaatattgattGTTGCGTTTTATGCAACATCCTCATGATCTAGGCCCCCTTTTCGATGTGCAGTACATATTTGGTAGGctgaatattcaattcaattcatttaaacAGTTATTTTCTTCCGACTAACATTTCAACCATTttcataaagaatataaaaatcaataatatcaTGATTATAGTTCCAAGAACAATAACTTTAAATACAGTATGTAAATTATGTACATTAAAGAATGCGTAAAAACCAGGGAACTTGCCTGTAAAACCATTGACTAACAACATTAAAAAAGATAGGGCTTAGagaagggaaaggaagagaaaaaagaagaaaaacgcATACAAAGAGGCGGGCAAGCAAGTAGAATTAAAGCTCCGTCATGAACTACTTCACATGATACAACAGGCATTCTTGATACAAAGTAGCAGCAATAAATATATAGTATACAACCAGTTAAGTAACAAGTAGTATAGCAAAAATTACGATTCAGATATAGGTAGATGTAGTGAAGTTTTTGAACTTGTAGTAATAGCTTGATATCGGCAgtgactttttaaaatatattttacatgttttaggaAGATCATTCCCATACCAGTGTAATATGTTACGATCAGAGAAGTGCTATCACACCACAAATCTATCCCCACCCCCGCCCTGTCAGGGTTAGAAGTGAATCTATGCTTTCAAATAATCTGATCAGTCATGATAAAAACAGTTACTGTATCATAACTTGTTGTACcatgtatttaaaaaacatttcataacaTTAAACCATTATTTGAAGTTTATCTCACTCTCTTTTATTTTAGCTATCCATTTGAAAGTTGGGAAAGTAGCTGTTATCCAGTCTCCTAATCACCCACGCCTGTATTACAACGATCTTAACATACGCTGGTCTGTGAGTGTTCCTCCTGCATATCAAGTGAGGCTTCATTTCAACAACTTCTCAACAGAAGAGGGTCATGACTTCATGATCGTGAATGATGGATGGACACCGATCTACACAAGCTCAGCTGAAAGGGGACGTTTAAGTGGAAGCATTAATCCGGGTGATATCGTATCGAATGGATCTTATCTTTGGGTTCAATTCACCACCGATGACCAGGGAAGATCAAATGGATTCAGGATACTGCTGACGACCGAGCTACGATGTAAGTGCAGTGAATACATCTGCATTTTATAATGGCGCCCATTTTACTTCAGAAGTTCACAAGAATATGAGGAAAAAGGGAAATTGTTAATAATCGAAAATACTCAACCTATTTTGGTCAAAACCTTATCATGAGAAACATGTACCAGTTGCAATTCTagcacgtacatgtatatgtcataAGTATATTAAGACActttttacaagaaaatgtaTGGTTTTTTATTcgaaaatctattttttatgCTAAGATGTTTTTCTTCATTCGCAGCTATCCACTTGCAGGATGGGGAAAGCGGATCGATTGAGTCTCCAAATTATCCAAACAATTACTACAACAATCTCAATGTAAGATGGCTTGTGAGTGTTCCTCCTGGATATAAAGTACGACTTAATTTCATCTCCTTCTCAACCCGTTCGAATGACTTTGTTAGAGTGAGGGATGGGTGGACATCGGACTTTTCGAGCTCAACTGAAAGAAGCAGTCTGTCTGGAAGTATTGATCCAGGTGACATCGTATCGAATGGATCGTATCTCTGGGTTCAATTCACGACTAATGATCAGGGCAGATCAGAAGGATTCAGGGCACTTCTGACGACTGAGCTACGATGTAAGTGCAGGGAATACTTCTGCATTTATATTTGGTGtccatttgattttttaatacttCTCAAGTTTACAAGAATACGAGGAAAAGTGGAATTGTATATAATACCCGACCTCTTTGGATCAAAATGTATCAAGAAAACATGTACCAAATTTCATTTTAGCAAGTATAAGTCACACGTTTATTAAAACACTTTTTTAACACGTTGGAACGAAAaatctgttgttgttttttttcaaagatatatttcttcattttcagcTTTCCACTTGCAGGATGGGAAGGGTAGAACAATCGAGTCTCCTAATTATCCTAACCATTATTACAACAATCTCAATGTATCATGGTCTGTGAGTGTTCCTCCTGCATACCAAGTTAGACTTCACTTCAGCTCCTTTCAAACCGAGTCGAATAAAGACTTCGTTAAGGTGAGAGATGGATGGACATCAGACTATTCAAGCTCAACGCAACTGGCATCTTTATCAGGAGATTTGAGTCCAGGTGACATCATATCAAGAGGATCGTATCTCTGGGTTTATTTCACCTGTGATGATGAACGCAACTTTTCTGGATTCACTGTCAACATTACGACTGAATTACGAAGTAGgttgaataaatcaaatgaacatTTGCTATGGTCATCGAAGACTTTCCCGGGCGGCATCCTACAATTTTGTCACGTTTAAGAAGCAAATATTCTTGAAGTATGGTGAAAAAGAACAGGGTTTACTTTCATGATATACTATGTTTTGActgattattttcatattggATACTTTGAatgtatgtgattttttttgacattttattcCTTCACGAGCTGTTGGCCATTAAATTGCGTATGTAGTAATTGTCTTTAAATATCTTTATCTAGCATATCGATATTCCTCATTTTCAGCTATTCAGTTGAACACCACTGGTGAGGCAGTGCTCACATCACCGGATTCACCTGATAATGGCGACTACAGTATCAATGTGACATGGTTTGTTGTTGCTCCATCACCCTACCGCGTTGGGATTGATTTTAGTGATTTCTCTAGCTTGGAGAACGGAGACCTTGTAACTCTACGCGAAGGATGGACGTCAAATTATTCACATTCAACTCTGAGGGACTCTACACCACCTATCTCCACGGCGATTGCATCTGTAGGGTCATATCTTTGGATCCAATTTACAACCCTGCCTCAAAACAAGATCACAGGATTCCGTGCATCGCTCTTTGTCGTGATTCCCGGTGAGTCAAATAACGATAATTCAATCAAAGTATTCAGCTAAAATCATCTTAAAGCTTGATGTGTTCCAATACCTaaacaatatgaatattcaacCATGGGTATAAGATTATAGGGCAACCATAGTTTATTGAAATGTTTATGCACTTTGCACATTTGAACAAACGCGTTTTCGTGCGTTATTTAAACATAGCAATGAATACAATATTTCTAATAAAAAAGTCTTATCAACTTACAGAATGATCAAATCAGGATTGCAATATGAAATATCGGTAATCCGGAaccaaaaatacatttttttttattatgaaactAATATATTGGTTCCTATTACATCATTTCATCAAGATGGCTGTTGTATGAGAACTGCCCCAACTTCATGATGCAATGACGATTTGCCTTCAAAATACTCGTTTTACTAGTCTCCACTCCCATTGTCATTAACTACATGTGCTTTATTGTCCCGTCTTCTTAAGCAGTCATTTATGTAGATACCGCGAAGACAGAATCCCTGAAGTCACCTAATTACCCAGCTCAGTACCACAACAGCCTTGACCTAATGTGGCAGGTGATCGCCCCAGAAAACCATCAAGTTTCGTTGCTTTTCGTTGATTTGGAGATTGAACTATCTCGAGACATCCTATATCTGTTCGAGGGACAATCCCCAGAATTTGAGATGTCTGAGATGGTAAGGCCGAATATTTCTGGATCCGATCTACCGCAAAATATCACATCTGTAGGATCTTTTCTCTGGATTCGATTTACCAGCGATGGGGCATCGGAGGGAACCTACAGAGGGTTTGACATTATGTTGATTGCAAACCCAATACCAGGTTAGTAACATTTAACACGTAAAAA is a window encoding:
- the LOC121431295 gene encoding cubilin-like, whose product is MLPADIISNGSYLWLQFTTDSYWMSTGFKANLTAEIRSFTFTTIHLTAGAETSLNSTDYPEDEDILVNITSPANSQIQLLITTDPNQTNHGNDVVYLYEGWTSNQVVPTQRWDLSASSFPVNITSQGSYMWIQFNCNAGKRRDNFQVVASSQIRTIHLQDEGSELFQSPNHPGSYYNNLNVRWFVSAPPAYRIRLRFISFSIPWSDFLRVNDGWTLDFSNSTELYRLYHVYGRSLPMLPADIISKGSYLWLQFTTNNYWRSTGFKANLIAEIRSISLLPGNVRYIQSPNYPSNYTNKTNVRWLVSVPTPYQVILHFTHFSTEENCDFVCVRDGWTSDYSNSTRVASLSGDLNPDDIVSRGSYLWVNFTSDDWVTSTGFEAQLTPFRNISLQPWNYASIQSPNHPSFYYNNINIRWFVNVPSPYQVRVNFTNFSTEKDHDFVYVSDGWTSDYSNSTRVASLSGHLSPDDVISRGSYLWIEFTSDDRNRYTGFQARMTPFRTIRLQPWNVTSIQSPNRLQHPYFYYNNINIRWFISVPPAYQVRLNFTRLSTQNDHDFVYVRDGWTSDYTSSTQLASLSGYSSRPDDIISNGSYLWVQFTSMTSDEQNRGAGFRANLISELRAIHLKVGKVAVIQSPNHPRLYYNDLNIRWSVSVPPAYQVRLHFNNFSTEEGHDFMIVNDGWTPIYTSSAERGRLSGSINPGDIVSNGSYLWVQFTTDDQGRSNGFRILLTTELRSIHLQDGESGSIESPNYPNNYYNNLNVRWLVSVPPGYKVRLNFISFSTRSNDFVRVRDGWTSDFSSSTERSSLSGSIDPGDIVSNGSYLWVQFTTNDQGRSEGFRALLTTELRSFHLQDGKGRTIESPNYPNHYYNNLNVSWSVSVPPAYQVRLHFSSFQTESNKDFVKVRDGWTSDYSSSTQLASLSGDLSPGDIISRGSYLWVYFTCDDERNFSGFTVNITTELRTIQLNTTGEAVLTSPDSPDNGDYSINVTWFVVAPSPYRVGIDFSDFSSLENGDLVTLREGWTSNYSHSTLRDSTPPISTAIASVGSYLWIQFTTLPQNKITGFRASLFVVIPVIYVDTAKTESLKSPNYPAQYHNSLDLMWQVIAPENHQVSLLFVDLEIELSRDILYLFEGQSPEFEMSEMVRPNISGSDLPQNITSVGSFLWIRFTSDGASEGTYRGFDIMLIANPIPEHVEHLMSDNHAATISSVLVTLLLSIVFLLYIIWKKRTKDEQDDGQQEGQYMDLTPSVTSSPNYEALGSVRLSKTKESPTYENKSVVRHHQNIHGITTKDEHPYELPN